GTCTTTTTCGTCGCCATCGGCATGCAGATCCAGCCGGCGATGCTGGCCAATGTGTGGCTGCCGATCCTCGGCGTGACGGTATTTGCGATTCTGATACGCACTTTTGCGGTCACCGTCGGCCTGAGTCTGATTGGAAAAGCAGTGAAGGACTCCATTCGCGCCGGCTTGGCGACCACGCCAATCGGTGAATTCTCCTTCATCATCGTGCAATTGGGTGTGACGGCCGGCCTCGTCTCCTCGGATCTCTATGCGATCGCGGTCGGGGTGTCGCTTCTAACCGCTTTGCTCGCCCCCTTCCTTGTGCGCAAATCGGAGTCCATTGCCCTGAAAGTTCTGGGGGTGCGTCCGCTGTGGATGGAGGAGTGGCACAATGCGTACTTTGTCTGGCTCGACCGCCTCAAGGGAAGGAGGAGGGCCAACCTGCTTTGGCAGTTGAGCCGTAAGCGCATAATCCAGATTGCGGTTGAGATGCTGTTTGTATCCGGAATCCTGATATTCTCGGAATCAATGCGTGAGGCCGTCGTGCGCTGGCTCGGGAAGGATTGGCTGTTCCCGAATGGTCCCGATTTCCTCTTTTGGACAGTGCTGGCGCTCATTATTGTCGCTCCGCTTGTCGCCCTGTGGCGAAACATCTCGGCGTTGAGCCTCCTGTATGCCCAGGTAACGGTGCAGGACAGCCCCAACTCCTCCCGCTTGGCGCCAGGCGTCGAGCTTGTTTACAAGGCGGTGGCTGGCGGAGGCCTCATTGTCTGGCTTAGCACGCTTGTCCCCGTCGGGCCCAACACAGGCTGGCTGCTCGGGGCGAGCCTTTTGATTGCCGTGGCTGCGGTGTATTTCCTCTGGCGCAAGCTGATCTTTTGGCACAGCCAGCTGGAAGTGGAATTGCACGGCATGATTGAAGGTCCGCGCCAACAATCGGTGGAAACGGCGGCACCCTGGGTGAATCCCCGCCGGGAATGGAAGTTTGAGGTAAGCGATTGTATCCTGCCGGATCTTGCCACGGTGCAGAACAAGAGCATCGGCGAACTTGAACTGCGTTCGCGCTTTGGCCTGACAGTCGTAGGTATTGAGCGCCAGGGCTGCTTGATCGCGCTGCCAGGTCCTCAGACTCGACTTTTTCCCCGGGACAAACTGCTCATGATCGGGCCTCCCGGGCAAATGGCACTTGGCAAGGCCCACCTCACCGAGGTTTCTGGAGAGCTTCCTGCATCGGAATTCGACGATCTCAGGATGGAAATGCTGCCGGTTCCCGTTGGCAGTCCTGCCACGGGCAGAACCTTGCGGGAGCTGGCCCCGGCGCAGACCCATCACGTCCAGATCGCTGGTGTGCGACATGGGGAACTGCGTGTGCTGAATCCCACCGGCGAAGAGCGCATCGATGCGGGCGACGAACTCCTGGTCCTCGGCACGCCCGACCAAATCAACGGCTTCAAGGACTGGCTCGAACCCGATGCAAAAAAATAGGGCCGGCCTCGCACGCGGCGAGAGAGCCGGCCCCAGAGGTAGCCAAATCAGAGGTTTAGGGTCAGCTGGACGTAGACATACGTGGCGTCCTTGGAACCGACCGATCGGAGCGATTCCTTGATATAGTCGCCCCGGAAGTACCTGCTGGCGCCGACTTCCAGCTGCGCTGCGTGGTGAAAGGACCAGCCGACGACGACATCCGCTTCGTACCCCAGGGTGCTGTCATACGACGGGTTGATTCGGTAGCCGCCGCCGGAACCCACTGCCGCGCCCGTGAAATTCCGGGGCACGCCTGCGACGTTATACCAGAAATCAGTGGTGCGATCGAGGAACTGGGCGTGTCCCTCCAGCGCGACTGACAAGGTCGGCAGCGGCTTGAAGGTGAAGGCGACGCGATAGTCGTTCATATTCTGCAGGCTGCTCAGGTCCATGTACCCATAGAAGAGGTGATTCGTCGGAAACAGGTTCTGGAACGTCTGGCTTGTGCCGTCTGCAGAATTCTTGTCGCCTGAGCCGTAGCTGTACAGAAAGGCGAGGCGCGGCTGCCAGGCATGCTCTGTCCACGTGTAACCCACCTGTAGGATGGATGACCAGGCATCCTGATCAAGGCGGGGCGCTGCGAGCGCGGCCGCTGGTGCCGTGGCGGGGAAGACAGCGGTGCGGCTGCCGAACTGGTGCATGAGTTCAACCGCGTAGTCCCAGGCGCCATACGCGTTGGGCTTGGAGCGCACCCGAACTCCCGCGGTATAAAGATCCTGCGCACCGGGGAAGCGGAAGGGTGCCGGAATACCTGACCAGTTGTCAGTGGCGATGCCGCGCTTCACATTCCTTGAATAGAGATAGGCCTCGACGATCTCGGTTGAACGGAGCCGGGGGAAGTTGAAGTAGGCTCCCGAGAACATGTCCTGCGGGTTGGCCTTGTTGAAGTTGTTGTGGTCGTTGTAGACGACCCCGCCGGTGAACAAGTCGACTCCGAACCACGCGTGCTGGTATCGCACCTTCGCGGCGTCGAAGGTACGTGCGTTGTTGTTCCAGCGAAAGTGTCCCACGAGGCGCTGGTCACCATAAACAAGTTCCTGTCGCCCAATCTTGAACGAGACCGGGAACTCCTTGTGGTTCCCGACCAACACAAAAGCCTGGTGCAGGTCCATTACTCCGTCGCGTTCGGTGAGGCCCTGGCCTGCCGCTGTGGAATTGAAGCGCTCATCGCCAATCGAGTAGCTGGAACGACCTTCCACCGTGGCTGAAACCCATTTGCCTGCGTAGGCGACGCGAGGCATCGCGCGCACGAGGTAGTAGGTGTTGTCGTTGTCGTCCTGGCGGCGGGTTGAGAAATCCCAATTGGATCCTGCGTCCGTGAAGCCCGCGTTGTATTTGCTCTCAAGGCGCCCGCGCACGTTCACGCCGAAATCCCAGGCGCTCATGTACGGATCGGTCGCCCGAAGCTTCTCGTTGAGAAATCCCGGAAAGGGACGTGGTGGAGGAGGCGGCGCGTACTGGGCATGGACGTGGCCGGCGGCGGCTGTTAGAAACGTCAAACAAGTGAATGTATGAAGCTTATTCATGTATTGGTGTGTAGGCAGGTCAGGTCGGGCGGTGATGCGATTCAGCGAGACTGGAGCTTGGTGCGGATCAGGTGTGCACGGGCTGCGGAACCGTTTGGGTGGACGGAGCACGTCCCGGTTTCAGGTGAGAGCGTTCTTCCAGGAAGGTGATGAGGCGCTCTCGAGCCCGGTAGTACTCCGGCATCTCGAGCAGCTCCTTCCGATTGCGGGGACGAGGGAAGTCCACCTCGAGGATGTCGCCGACAGTTGCGGCGGGCCCGTTGGTCATCATGACCACGCGGTCGGAGAGGAAGAGCGCCTCGTCGACGTCGTGTGTCACCATCAAGGCTGTCTTCTGGTCGCGTTGCCACAGGTCGATCAGGACGTCCTGCAGTTCGGCGCGGGTGAGCGAGTCGAGCATGCCGAAGGGTTCGTCGAGCAACAGCATTTTGGGATTCAGCGCGAAGGCCCGTGCTATTCCGCAACGCTGGCGCATGCCTTGCGAGAGCTCCGCGGGGCGTTTGTCCATCGCGTCTCCGAGCCCGACGACCGACAGGTAGTACTCGGCGATCTGGTGTTTTTCCTCGTTGCTCGCGGTGTAGTACACCTGCTCGATCCCGAGCATCACATTCTCGAAAGCCGTCAGCCACGGGAGGAGGCAGGGCGCTTGGAAGACCACGCCACGATCCGGACCGGGGGAGTTCACCTCGCGGCCGGCGAGCGCAATCGCACCTGTGGTGATGTCGGTAAGCCCGGCAATCATTGAGAGAACCGTGGATTTGCCGCAGCCGGAATGGCCGATGACGCTGATGAATTCTCCCTTGCGGACGCGAAGATCGAAGTTCTCGACGATGACAGCGGGTCCTTTTGGTGTCGGGTAAGTCTTCCCGAGCTGTGCAATTTCTAGGTAGGCGGACATGGTCTTTTAGCGCGGGATGCTGATCTCCTCGTTCTTCAGTTCGCTGGGGCGCAACGGGCGCTTGCGGCGCACGCGTGGTTTCTCCAGGTCCTCCGGGAGGATGTCCGGCAGGATGAGTCGTTTGGTGACCTTGGTCTTGTTGTTGTCGCGGTAGTCGAGGAGCTGCCGCGTAATCAGGGAACGGAGGCGCTTGAACTCCGGGTCATGATTGAGGTTCTTGCGGTCTCGCGGACGGGCGAGCGTGTTCACCGTCACGGGGCCGAGGGAGGCACCGGGACCCGGTGTGAGCGGAATTATCCGGTCGGCGAGGAGCAGTGCCTCATCGACGTCGTTGGTGATCAACACCACGGTCTTTTTGTTCGTCTCCCAGATATGCTCGATCTCGTCCTGCAACGTGGCGCGGGTGAGTGCGTCAAGTGCGGACAACGGCTCGTCGAGCAGGAGGATCTGGGGATCCATCGCCAGGGCGCGGGCGACGGACACGCGTTGTCTCTGGCCGCCGGACAACTGCCTCGGCAGTTTCTGAGCGTGTGGCGTGAGGTTCACCATCTTCACATGGCGCTCGATATGCTCGCGCCTCTTCTCGGCCGACCAGTTTGGGAACACCTGATCGACGGCAAGGGCGATGTTCTCCGTCACCGTGAGCCAGGGAAGGAGGCTGTAATTCTGAAAGACGATTCCGCGGTCGGGGCCGGGTTCGGTGATCTCCAGGTCGTTGAGCCGGACCATGCCTGTATCCGGTTTTTGGAGACCCGCTATCAGGCTGATCAGCGTGGTCTTTCCGGATCCAGAATAGCCGACGATGGCGACAAATTCCCCTTTCTCGATCGAGAGGTTGATGTCGGCGAGAACCGGCGATGCGCCGAAGCCCTTGCTGACGTTTGTGAGTTCGAGGAAGGCCATGGTCAGGAGGCTGCCTTGAAGCGGGCTTCGATCAGGCTCATGAGCCTGTCGAGAATGAAACCCACGACGCCGATGGTGATGATCGACAGGATGATGTGCTCGTACACGAGCGCGTTGTACTCCTGCCAGAGGAAGCCGCCGACTCCCGGGCGCCCGGTCAGCATCTCCGCTGCCACAATCACCAGCCACGCGATGCCTAGGCTCAGGCGAAAACCCGTGAACATGTAGGGCAGCGTAGCCGGGATGAGGATCTTGAACAGCGTCTTGGTGCGCGAGAGCTTCAGGACCTTACCGACATTCAGGTAGTCCTGGGGCACGGCGCGCACGCCGACAGCCGTGTTCAGGACGGTTG
This portion of the Opitutaceae bacterium genome encodes:
- a CDS encoding cation:proton antiporter, coding for MRFSIQMADGISFIQDLTVILLVAGAVGWACRRAGLSVVVGYLLAGMVVGPHTPPFSLVLDIRAVETLAQLGVVFLMFSIGLKLSLRKLRRLGFTLLAAVFIGAALVFSLTRMSGTLVGWTAYESLFLGAMLVVSSSAIVSKVLQEAGDTHERSGQLAMGVTVLEDVVAVVTLTLLNSIVTMGGGKRAAVSETLGIFSAFVVLAGILGLLLLPGLLRRMSKTAGEEVQTIGVAGILFGLALIAHKAGYSLALGAFLLGTIVAETPHRVQVERAFEGMRDIFTAVFFVAIGMQIQPAMLANVWLPILGVTVFAILIRTFAVTVGLSLIGKAVKDSIRAGLATTPIGEFSFIIVQLGVTAGLVSSDLYAIAVGVSLLTALLAPFLVRKSESIALKVLGVRPLWMEEWHNAYFVWLDRLKGRRRANLLWQLSRKRIIQIAVEMLFVSGILIFSESMREAVVRWLGKDWLFPNGPDFLFWTVLALIIVAPLVALWRNISALSLLYAQVTVQDSPNSSRLAPGVELVYKAVAGGGLIVWLSTLVPVGPNTGWLLGASLLIAVAAVYFLWRKLIFWHSQLEVELHGMIEGPRQQSVETAAPWVNPRREWKFEVSDCILPDLATVQNKSIGELELRSRFGLTVVGIERQGCLIALPGPQTRLFPRDKLLMIGPPGQMALGKAHLTEVSGELPASEFDDLRMEMLPVPVGSPATGRTLRELAPAQTHHVQIAGVRHGELRVLNPTGEERIDAGDELLVLGTPDQINGFKDWLEPDAKK
- a CDS encoding ABC transporter ATP-binding protein, with the protein product MAFLELTNVSKGFGASPVLADINLSIEKGEFVAIVGYSGSGKTTLISLIAGLQKPDTGMVRLNDLEITEPGPDRGIVFQNYSLLPWLTVTENIALAVDQVFPNWSAEKRREHIERHVKMVNLTPHAQKLPRQLSGGQRQRVSVARALAMDPQILLLDEPLSALDALTRATLQDEIEHIWETNKKTVVLITNDVDEALLLADRIIPLTPGPGASLGPVTVNTLARPRDRKNLNHDPEFKRLRSLITRQLLDYRDNNKTKVTKRLILPDILPEDLEKPRVRRKRPLRPSELKNEEISIPR
- a CDS encoding ABC transporter ATP-binding protein, yielding MSAYLEIAQLGKTYPTPKGPAVIVENFDLRVRKGEFISVIGHSGCGKSTVLSMIAGLTDITTGAIALAGREVNSPGPDRGVVFQAPCLLPWLTAFENVMLGIEQVYYTASNEEKHQIAEYYLSVVGLGDAMDKRPAELSQGMRQRCGIARAFALNPKMLLLDEPFGMLDSLTRAELQDVLIDLWQRDQKTALMVTHDVDEALFLSDRVVMMTNGPAATVGDILEVDFPRPRNRKELLEMPEYYRARERLITFLEERSHLKPGRAPSTQTVPQPVHT
- a CDS encoding alginate export family protein, producing MNKLHTFTCLTFLTAAAGHVHAQYAPPPPPRPFPGFLNEKLRATDPYMSAWDFGVNVRGRLESKYNAGFTDAGSNWDFSTRRQDDNDNTYYLVRAMPRVAYAGKWVSATVEGRSSYSIGDERFNSTAAGQGLTERDGVMDLHQAFVLVGNHKEFPVSFKIGRQELVYGDQRLVGHFRWNNNARTFDAAKVRYQHAWFGVDLFTGGVVYNDHNNFNKANPQDMFSGAYFNFPRLRSTEIVEAYLYSRNVKRGIATDNWSGIPAPFRFPGAQDLYTAGVRVRSKPNAYGAWDYAVELMHQFGSRTAVFPATAPAAALAAPRLDQDAWSSILQVGYTWTEHAWQPRLAFLYSYGSGDKNSADGTSQTFQNLFPTNHLFYGYMDLSSLQNMNDYRVAFTFKPLPTLSVALEGHAQFLDRTTDFWYNVAGVPRNFTGAAVGSGGGYRINPSYDSTLGYEADVVVGWSFHHAAQLEVGASRYFRGDYIKESLRSVGSKDATYVYVQLTLNL